In one window of Candidatus Abyssobacteria bacterium SURF_5 DNA:
- a CDS encoding TldD/PmbA family protein: MTRKSDERKVKLAIEAALSAGATEAEGFFNRTSSVSVEVSGGKVESQKVREGSGIGVRVLVANRLGFAYTSDLGNSAIESAARQALANAESSSPDEFNVLPRPSPRYIEIEKFDEQLKDVGLDDRIERALNLEGAARAVDKRITKVRQATASDASYEAHLANSKGISLWSRGTSCAASVMVVAEEGGDAQMGWDFDHSFYFSALDVAPVGRNASRRALSLLGARQIETAKVPIILDAPVAAEFVAAIGHALMADQVQKGKSLFADKVGRQMANRNVTIIDDGMFERGLYPAPADGEGVASKRTVLVEAGVLQGFLYDTYTAAKGGTESTGNGVRSSYASTPEVGATNFYLVPGDTDPDNLCDNCSRGFLVTDAMGMHTIDMVSGDFSVGASGLWIENGKPAFPVRETTIAGNVRDVLMNIEAVARNLKFYSRYGSPSFLVTDVVVSGK; encoded by the coding sequence ATGACGAGAAAATCGGATGAGCGAAAGGTAAAGCTGGCCATTGAAGCGGCGCTTTCGGCCGGCGCCACGGAGGCCGAAGGATTCTTCAACCGGACAAGCTCGGTCTCGGTCGAAGTGAGCGGCGGCAAGGTTGAAAGCCAGAAGGTGCGCGAAGGCTCGGGCATTGGAGTGCGCGTGCTTGTCGCGAATCGGCTGGGGTTTGCGTATACGTCCGATCTGGGTAATTCCGCTATAGAATCGGCGGCCAGGCAAGCCCTGGCGAATGCGGAATCGAGTTCTCCGGATGAATTCAACGTGCTTCCGAGGCCATCTCCGCGGTATATAGAAATAGAGAAGTTTGACGAGCAGCTTAAAGACGTGGGACTTGATGACCGGATCGAGCGCGCGCTCAATCTCGAAGGCGCCGCGCGGGCAGTCGACAAGCGGATAACGAAGGTCCGGCAGGCGACCGCTTCAGATGCAAGCTATGAGGCGCACCTGGCGAACAGCAAGGGGATATCGCTGTGGAGTCGGGGCACCTCATGCGCCGCGAGCGTGATGGTGGTCGCTGAAGAAGGAGGAGACGCCCAAATGGGGTGGGATTTCGATCACTCCTTCTATTTCAGCGCGCTCGATGTCGCGCCTGTCGGCAGGAATGCAAGCAGGCGCGCGCTCAGTCTGCTCGGGGCGCGGCAAATCGAGACGGCGAAGGTTCCGATTATCCTTGATGCTCCGGTCGCGGCCGAGTTCGTTGCGGCAATCGGGCACGCGCTCATGGCGGACCAGGTGCAGAAAGGCAAGTCGCTGTTCGCCGATAAAGTCGGCAGGCAAATGGCAAACCGGAACGTCACGATTATAGATGACGGCATGTTTGAACGCGGGCTGTATCCCGCGCCGGCCGATGGAGAGGGAGTAGCTTCGAAGCGGACGGTTCTGGTTGAGGCGGGTGTCCTGCAGGGCTTCCTCTACGACACGTATACGGCGGCAAAAGGCGGCACCGAATCAACCGGCAACGGCGTCCGCTCCTCATATGCATCGACGCCCGAAGTCGGCGCGACGAATTTTTATCTTGTTCCGGGCGACACCGATCCTGACAATCTGTGCGATAACTGCTCGCGCGGTTTTTTAGTGACCGATGCGATGGGCATGCACACGATAGACATGGTCTCAGGCGATTTCTCAGTCGGCGCAAGCGGGCTGTGGATCGAGAACGGAAAACCTGCATTCCCCGTGCGAGAGACGACCATTGCGGGCAACGTAAGGGATGTCCTGATGAATATCGAGGCGGTCGCGCGAAACCTGAAATTCTACAGCCGATACGGCTCGCCCTCGTTTCTCGTCACCGATGTAGTCGTCAGCGGGAAATGA
- the trpB gene encoding tryptophan synthase subunit beta, whose protein sequence is MISFGGQNPMLPDSGGHFGPYGGKYVPETLMSPLKELEDAYRAHKEDPDFQRELSYYLTEYAGRPTPLFFARRLTERLGGAKIYLKREDLCHTGAHKINNTVGQALLAKRMGKTRIIAETGAGQHGVATATVAALFGFECEIYMGEEDMRRQALNVFRMRLLGSKVTPVDSGSKTLKDAINEAMRDWVTNVRTTHYILGSVLGAHPYPMMVRDFQRVIGQEARRQILEKEGRLPALLIACVGGGSNSIGLFYDFLQDEQVKMIGVEAGGLGIDTGKHAARFASGELGVLQGCMSYVLQTADGQIGLTHSVSAGLDYASVGPEHSYLRDRKRIDYTAVTDEEALAAFQLLGRVEGIIPALESSHAVAHAVKIAQQMNRADSVIINLSGRGDKDVQVVSEILANKDR, encoded by the coding sequence ATGATTTCATTCGGAGGGCAAAATCCTATGTTGCCTGACAGCGGCGGTCACTTCGGTCCCTATGGCGGCAAATATGTTCCGGAGACCCTGATGTCGCCGCTCAAAGAACTGGAAGACGCGTATCGAGCGCACAAGGAAGACCCGGATTTTCAGCGCGAACTTTCGTACTACCTAACGGAGTATGCCGGTCGGCCCACTCCTCTGTTTTTCGCCCGCCGCTTGACGGAACGGCTCGGCGGCGCAAAAATATATTTGAAGCGCGAAGACCTGTGTCACACGGGGGCTCACAAGATCAACAACACCGTAGGGCAGGCGCTCCTGGCGAAGCGCATGGGTAAGACGCGTATTATTGCGGAGACGGGGGCCGGGCAGCACGGAGTCGCGACGGCGACGGTTGCCGCCCTCTTCGGATTCGAATGCGAGATCTACATGGGCGAAGAAGATATGCGCCGCCAGGCGCTCAATGTATTTCGCATGCGTCTTCTCGGATCGAAAGTGACACCGGTCGATTCGGGCAGCAAGACGTTGAAGGATGCCATCAACGAGGCCATGCGCGACTGGGTGACGAACGTACGCACCACTCATTACATACTCGGCTCAGTTCTCGGTGCGCACCCGTATCCGATGATGGTGCGCGATTTTCAGCGCGTAATCGGGCAAGAGGCGCGCCGGCAGATTCTCGAGAAAGAAGGAAGGCTGCCGGCCCTGCTGATCGCGTGCGTTGGGGGTGGCAGCAACTCGATCGGTCTGTTTTACGATTTCCTGCAGGATGAACAGGTAAAGATGATCGGCGTCGAGGCGGGCGGCCTCGGCATCGACACGGGAAAGCATGCCGCTCGTTTTGCGAGCGGCGAGTTGGGGGTTCTGCAAGGCTGCATGAGCTACGTTTTGCAGACCGCCGACGGCCAGATCGGGTTGACACATTCAGTCTCTGCGGGCCTGGACTATGCCAGTGTCGGACCCGAACACAGTTATCTGCGCGACCGGAAACGGATCGACTATACGGCGGTCACGGATGAAGAGGCGCTTGCCGCCTTTCAGTTGCTGGGCAGGGTCGAGGGCATTATTCCTGCGCTCGAAAGCTCGCATGCAGTCGCACATGCCGTTAAAATCGCGCAGCAAATGAACCGTGCGGACAGCGTCATCATAAACCTCAGCGGCCGCGGCGATAAGGACGTGCAGGTGGTTTCTGAAATCCTCGCGAACAAGGACAGGTAA
- the purE gene encoding 5-(carboxyamino)imidazole ribonucleotide mutase, with amino-acid sequence MPKAVKKMVYIFMGSESDHAIMRETADILDEFGVGYDMKVSSAHRSPKRTIALTEGAAENGIKVIIAGAGAAAHLAGMIAAHTTLPVIGVPIDSSPLKGLDALLSTIQMPAGVPVATMAVGKAGARNAGLLAVQILALGDGRLRKKLTAYKAHLAGSVEQKEKALQREISKHAG; translated from the coding sequence ATGCCGAAGGCGGTAAAAAAGATGGTTTACATCTTCATGGGAAGCGAAAGCGACCATGCGATCATGCGCGAAACGGCCGACATACTTGATGAATTCGGTGTCGGCTACGACATGAAGGTGTCTTCGGCGCACCGTTCGCCGAAACGAACCATTGCGCTCACTGAAGGCGCGGCCGAAAACGGGATAAAGGTGATAATTGCCGGGGCGGGCGCCGCTGCGCATCTTGCCGGCATGATAGCCGCTCATACGACGCTTCCCGTTATCGGGGTGCCGATAGATTCTTCCCCATTGAAAGGGCTCGACGCTCTCCTCTCAACAATACAAATGCCTGCCGGAGTGCCGGTAGCGACTATGGCGGTTGGCAAGGCCGGTGCGCGCAACGCAGGATTGTTGGCTGTCCAGATACTGGCGCTTGGCGATGGTCGTCTCCGCAAGAAACTCACCGCTTATAAAGCTCATCTCGCTGGATCCGTCGAACAGAAAGAGAAAGCGCTGCAGCGGGAAATTTCCAAACACGCCGGGTGA
- a CDS encoding phosphoribosylanthranilate isomerase: MVRVKICGVTHLEDALWAAANGADAVGLIFAPSPRQVAPETAVAIRRRLPPFVSVVGVFVEPDPSYARDIFDLVGLDYIQYHGDDEERIWYAGFHPAQFIRVVSVAKEADLELIERSSAAYILLDTKVPGMAGGTGKVFDWTLATKAKTLGRPIILSGGLTPENVAEAIKVASPDAVDVSSGIEASPGWKDPQKVHDFIRRAKSYVA, translated from the coding sequence ATGGTTAGGGTAAAGATTTGCGGCGTTACCCATCTTGAGGACGCTCTGTGGGCCGCTGCAAACGGAGCGGACGCCGTTGGTCTTATCTTCGCCCCAAGCCCGCGACAGGTAGCGCCGGAGACTGCAGTAGCCATTCGGCGGCGTCTGCCGCCGTTCGTATCGGTGGTGGGGGTATTTGTCGAGCCCGATCCTTCTTATGCCCGCGACATATTCGACCTGGTCGGCCTCGACTACATTCAGTATCATGGAGATGACGAAGAGCGCATCTGGTATGCCGGATTCCATCCGGCGCAATTCATCCGGGTTGTTTCGGTGGCGAAGGAGGCGGACTTGGAGCTCATTGAGCGCTCCTCGGCAGCTTATATTTTGCTTGATACGAAAGTGCCGGGAATGGCGGGTGGCACCGGGAAAGTTTTTGACTGGACCCTCGCAACGAAAGCGAAGACGCTTGGGCGCCCGATCATTCTTTCGGGGGGTCTGACTCCGGAAAACGTGGCCGAAGCCATTAAAGTCGCTTCGCCGGACGCCGTCGACGTCTCCAGCGGCATCGAGGCTTCACCCGGTTGGAAAGATCCCCAGAAAGTGCATGATTTCATTCGGAGGGCAAAATCCTATGTTGCCTGA
- the purD gene encoding phosphoribosylamine--glycine ligase, whose protein sequence is MKILVIGGGGREHALVWKISQSPLVKKIFCAPGNAGIAELGECVNVKATDTEKLVAFAEKEKIDLTVVGPEAPLVEGVVDKLSERGLRAFGPRAEAALLEGSKIFAKKLMAKYNIPTGTFHTFCEAEEAAEFVHEIGTPVVIKADGLAAGKGVIVAFDEKVALSAVNQCLVEGAFGRAGSRIVIEEFLQGEEASVLAFTDGRNILTMPASQDHKAIYDGDKGPNTGGMGAYSPAPVVSPTLLEHIENQIIRPTIDALRHEGCEYRGVIYCGIMMTEAGPKVLEYNVRFGDPEAQVVIPRLKSDLVPLMLACADGTLSDMQAEWTDDAAVCVVLASGGYPGKYKKGMRITGLENARKVAGAIVFHAGTELKDGQVVTDGGRVIGATALGEDIPSAIERAYQCAETIRFEGRYFRSDIGKKALARLERDS, encoded by the coding sequence ATGAAAATATTGGTTATCGGAGGGGGCGGAAGAGAGCACGCCCTCGTCTGGAAGATAAGCCAGAGCCCTCTTGTGAAAAAGATATTTTGTGCTCCCGGAAATGCAGGAATAGCCGAGCTTGGGGAATGCGTGAATGTCAAGGCGACCGATACGGAGAAGCTCGTCGCCTTTGCGGAAAAGGAGAAGATAGACCTCACGGTGGTTGGTCCCGAGGCGCCGCTTGTCGAGGGAGTGGTTGATAAGCTGAGCGAGCGCGGCCTAAGGGCTTTTGGGCCGCGGGCAGAGGCTGCGCTGCTGGAGGGGAGCAAGATTTTCGCGAAGAAGCTGATGGCGAAATACAACATCCCCACCGGGACTTTTCACACGTTCTGCGAGGCCGAAGAGGCGGCCGAATTCGTGCATGAGATCGGAACGCCGGTTGTGATAAAGGCAGACGGTTTGGCCGCCGGAAAAGGAGTCATTGTTGCCTTTGATGAGAAAGTCGCCCTTTCGGCGGTCAATCAGTGCCTGGTTGAGGGGGCTTTCGGGCGCGCCGGCAGCAGGATCGTGATCGAGGAGTTTCTGCAGGGCGAAGAGGCGTCGGTGCTCGCTTTTACCGACGGCAGGAACATTCTGACAATGCCCGCGTCGCAGGACCACAAGGCCATCTACGACGGCGACAAAGGGCCGAACACGGGCGGAATGGGCGCGTATTCGCCGGCCCCCGTCGTCAGTCCGACGCTTCTCGAACATATTGAGAATCAGATAATTCGACCTACCATCGATGCTCTCCGGCACGAGGGTTGCGAATATCGTGGCGTGATTTATTGTGGAATCATGATGACCGAAGCCGGTCCGAAAGTGCTTGAATATAACGTTCGCTTCGGCGATCCTGAAGCGCAGGTCGTCATTCCGCGTCTCAAGAGCGATCTCGTTCCTCTCATGCTCGCATGTGCGGACGGCACGCTGAGCGACATGCAGGCCGAATGGACAGACGATGCCGCAGTTTGTGTTGTCCTGGCATCCGGCGGATATCCGGGAAAATACAAGAAGGGGATGCGAATCACAGGATTGGAAAACGCGCGAAAAGTGGCCGGCGCCATTGTTTTTCATGCCGGCACGGAATTGAAAGACGGCCAGGTTGTCACCGACGGTGGGCGCGTGATCGGAGCTACGGCCCTTGGCGAGGACATCCCCTCCGCCATCGAGCGCGCATACCAGTGCGCCGAAACAATCCGATTCGAGGGCAGATATTTCCGCTCCGACATCGGCAAGAAAGCTCTGGCGCGTCTCGAAAGGGATTCATAA
- a CDS encoding tryptophan synthase subunit alpha produces the protein MQNRVAQTFEALKRSGRSGFIAYITAGDPTLEATRRLVIEFDRIGVDLVELGIPFSDPLADGAVNQRAAERALHRGTTLKKVLETVKQIRAESQIPIIFFSYFNPIHHLGIETFVAQAADAGVDGALVLDLPPEESKDYKALMDMKDLSTVYLLAPTSTDERIDLISRFSSGFIYYVSREGVTGFQEKMAGGISSMVERIRTRSGMPVAVGFGISNPALAAEVAGYADAVVVGSAIVKKIEENAAAPDLIERVSHFVSQLVKAVKQ, from the coding sequence ATGCAGAATCGCGTTGCGCAAACATTTGAAGCTTTGAAGCGAAGCGGGCGGAGCGGCTTTATCGCGTATATTACTGCGGGTGACCCGACGCTCGAGGCGACGCGCAGGCTGGTTATCGAGTTCGATCGTATCGGAGTGGATTTGGTCGAGTTGGGGATACCGTTTTCCGATCCGCTCGCCGATGGAGCGGTTAATCAGCGGGCGGCCGAGCGAGCGCTCCATCGCGGGACAACGCTGAAAAAGGTGCTGGAGACGGTCAAGCAGATCCGCGCGGAGTCGCAGATACCGATCATCTTCTTCAGCTACTTCAATCCGATTCACCATCTCGGGATCGAGACATTTGTGGCGCAGGCGGCGGATGCGGGAGTTGACGGCGCGCTGGTGCTTGACCTGCCGCCGGAGGAATCGAAGGATTACAAGGCGCTCATGGATATGAAGGACTTGAGCACCGTGTATCTGCTCGCGCCGACCAGCACCGATGAGCGAATCGATCTGATCTCGCGCTTCAGCAGCGGATTCATCTATTACGTTTCGCGCGAGGGCGTCACCGGCTTTCAAGAGAAAATGGCCGGCGGCATTTCCTCGATGGTCGAAAGAATTCGCACCCGCTCGGGAATGCCCGTCGCCGTCGGGTTCGGCATTTCGAATCCGGCGCTGGCGGCGGAGGTTGCCGGGTATGCCGATGCGGTTGTCGTCGGCTCTGCGATAGTGAAGAAAATCGAAGAGAACGCGGCCGCCCCTGATCTTATCGAGCGGGTTTCCCACTTCGTTTCGCAGCTCGTGAAGGCGGTGAAACAATGA
- the trpC gene encoding indole-3-glycerol phosphate synthase TrpC → MLDDILAHKRREVAEAKERTPLPELKKKAERGPGGFFAGAIRSVDGIKLIAEIKKASPSKGLLSADFDPARLADVYACGGASALSVLTDRKYFQGDPSYLRIAKRVSRLPVLRKDFVIDEYQLWESLVIGGDAVLLIVAALDRKSLRNFVALSSELGLDALVEAHDAEQLDAALEAKAGIIGINNRDLRTFETRLATTLELAPRVPDGIILVSESGISTAGDVRMLRDAGVDAILVGEALVTSPDIQRKMRELLDG, encoded by the coding sequence ATACTCGATGACATCCTTGCGCATAAACGCCGAGAAGTCGCCGAGGCCAAAGAGCGGACGCCCCTGCCTGAACTGAAGAAAAAAGCCGAGAGAGGGCCAGGCGGTTTTTTTGCCGGCGCGATTCGTTCCGTAGACGGCATCAAGCTGATCGCGGAGATAAAGAAGGCGTCGCCTTCGAAAGGGCTGTTGAGCGCGGATTTCGATCCGGCGCGTCTTGCAGATGTCTATGCCTGCGGGGGAGCGTCCGCGTTATCGGTTCTGACCGATCGGAAATATTTCCAGGGCGATCCCTCCTATTTGCGCATTGCAAAGCGGGTATCCCGGCTGCCGGTGCTTAGAAAAGATTTTGTGATCGATGAATACCAGTTGTGGGAGAGCCTGGTGATTGGGGGCGACGCGGTTTTGCTGATTGTCGCGGCCCTTGACCGGAAGTCGTTGCGCAACTTTGTGGCGCTCTCTTCGGAGTTGGGACTGGACGCGCTGGTTGAAGCTCACGACGCGGAGCAACTCGATGCGGCGCTCGAAGCGAAGGCCGGCATTATCGGAATCAACAACAGGGATCTTCGCACCTTCGAAACAAGGCTTGCCACAACGCTCGAACTCGCGCCGCGAGTTCCCGACGGCATAATTTTAGTGAGTGAAAGCGGGATAAGTACGGCAGGCGACGTGAGGATGTTGCGGGACGCCGGCGTCGACGCCATTCTCGTGGGAGAGGCGCTGGTGACCAGTCCGGATATTCAGCGAAAAATGCGGGAGCTGCTTGATGGTTAG
- a CDS encoding GNAT family N-acetyltransferase: MEFVPITEKDYGRIADLHQTCYPGDFLPSFGYRFLVALYDAMFKADAVFGFVGKEDGEIVGFSLCTADADRLFPATLRKGLLKLAWLAGLRLLQKPSILKKLFETFLYKSRASLEEVNAEMMLWAIDPKCRGRGLGTELWEACERELLKKRIERYKVTVYADNKPANSFYRKKGFRLVREFVLYGKKWNLYVGRIAPDSFLRLTKQTS; this comes from the coding sequence ATGGAATTTGTCCCGATAACAGAAAAAGATTACGGCCGGATAGCAGATCTGCACCAAACCTGTTATCCCGGCGACTTTCTGCCCAGCTTCGGGTATCGTTTCCTTGTCGCGCTATACGATGCAATGTTCAAAGCAGACGCTGTCTTCGGATTCGTCGGCAAAGAGGACGGCGAGATAGTAGGCTTCAGCCTGTGTACGGCCGATGCGGATCGATTGTTTCCCGCCACCTTGCGAAAAGGGCTCCTCAAGCTCGCATGGCTTGCCGGACTGAGACTGCTGCAAAAGCCCTCAATCCTGAAAAAACTTTTCGAAACGTTCCTCTACAAGTCGCGCGCAAGCCTTGAAGAGGTAAACGCAGAGATGATGCTCTGGGCGATTGATCCGAAGTGCCGCGGGCGCGGCCTCGGGACGGAACTGTGGGAGGCATGCGAGAGGGAATTATTGAAGAAACGCATAGAACGGTACAAAGTTACCGTCTACGCCGATAACAAACCTGCAAACAGCTTCTATAGAAAAAAGGGCTTCAGGCTGGTGCGCGAATTTGTACTTTACGGCAAGAAGTGGAACCTGTACGTGGGCAGGATTGCGCCCGATAGCTTTCTTCGTCTCACCAAACAAACCAGCTAG
- a CDS encoding DegT/DnrJ/EryC1/StrS family aminotransferase, with amino-acid sequence MKKKHYPVYEPLLGQEELDLLEECIRTCWISSLGRHIDLFERTFAKFCRCQCAAATSSGTAALHLALVALGIGRGDEVIVPDLTFVATANSVAYTGAKVILVDVEKETWTIDPELIKKAITRRTKAIVGVHLYGHPFDIERVVEIAREHDLKVIEDAAEAHGSLYKGKRVGPLADIGCFSFYGNKVITTGEGGMVVTNDPEVDARIRFLRDHSMDGKRRYFHPEIGYNYRMTNMQAAVGRAQMKRIGGILAAKRRVAKLYSERLGGIEGIVLPPERPWARSIFWLYTILIEKTFGPGPGDLAAHLRAGGIDTRPVFIPMHLLPMYGTRRKFPVSDMLSSSGLSLPSSPTLIEDDIDYICEMIRRSRR; translated from the coding sequence ATGAAGAAAAAGCATTATCCGGTTTATGAGCCATTGCTGGGGCAGGAAGAACTGGACCTGCTGGAGGAATGCATCCGCACGTGCTGGATTTCATCGCTGGGAAGACACATCGACCTGTTTGAGCGTACGTTTGCAAAGTTCTGCCGCTGTCAATGTGCGGCGGCGACATCGAGTGGGACCGCGGCGCTGCACCTTGCGCTGGTTGCGTTGGGAATTGGAAGAGGCGATGAAGTAATCGTCCCCGATCTCACCTTTGTCGCCACGGCAAACAGCGTGGCCTACACCGGCGCGAAAGTGATTCTGGTGGATGTCGAGAAGGAAACCTGGACGATTGATCCGGAACTGATAAAGAAGGCTATTACGCGGCGAACGAAGGCGATCGTCGGCGTTCATCTGTACGGCCACCCGTTCGATATCGAGCGGGTGGTGGAGATTGCGCGCGAACACGACCTGAAAGTAATCGAGGACGCCGCCGAGGCGCACGGCTCGCTGTATAAGGGAAAGCGCGTCGGCCCGCTTGCCGATATCGGTTGTTTCAGCTTTTATGGGAACAAGGTTATTACGACGGGCGAAGGCGGAATGGTTGTAACCAATGATCCGGAAGTGGATGCTCGCATTCGTTTCCTGCGCGACCATTCGATGGATGGCAAGAGAAGATATTTTCATCCGGAGATCGGCTATAATTATCGAATGACAAACATGCAAGCTGCCGTCGGCCGCGCGCAGATGAAGAGGATCGGCGGTATTCTGGCGGCGAAGCGGCGCGTGGCAAAGCTGTATTCGGAGCGTCTGGGCGGCATCGAGGGGATCGTTCTTCCTCCGGAGCGGCCGTGGGCTCGCAGCATATTCTGGTTATACACGATCCTGATCGAGAAGACGTTCGGGCCCGGCCCTGGCGACCTCGCGGCGCATCTGAGAGCAGGCGGCATCGATACGAGGCCGGTTTTCATTCCCATGCATTTGCTGCCGATGTACGGCACGCGCAGAAAGTTCCCCGTCTCCGACATGCTTTCTTCGAGCGGACTCAGCCTGCCGTCGTCGCCGACGCTGATTGAAGACGATATCGATTACATCTGTGAAATGATTCGCAGATCGAGGAGATAA
- the trpD gene encoding anthranilate phosphoribosyltransferase: MFKEFLKKTCDRKNLSTGEAAAAMDEIMSGRATPAQIAAFLVSLRMKGETVEEITGCAQVMRDKVIRLNPKRRPLVDTCGTGGDGAGTFNVSTAAAFVAAGAGVAVAKHGNRGMSSLCGSADVLEQLGIRIEAEPSAVEQSIDEVGFGFMFAPLYHGAMKYAVGPRREIGIRTVFNILGPISNPAFADAQVIGVCDRSFLEPLAHVLRNLGTRHAFVVCGADGLDEITVTSTSFIAEVRDGKVTTYEFDPAELGIKRSRREALSGGDPAANARIIEAILKGEEGARRDIVLLNVAFALIAAGKVESVADGIEAAASSIDSGAALEKLRRLREVSAR; the protein is encoded by the coding sequence ATGTTCAAGGAATTCCTCAAGAAAACGTGCGACAGGAAGAATCTATCAACCGGCGAGGCTGCCGCTGCAATGGACGAAATCATGAGTGGCAGAGCGACTCCCGCACAAATCGCGGCTTTTCTCGTGTCGCTGCGGATGAAGGGCGAGACGGTTGAGGAAATCACCGGCTGCGCGCAGGTGATGCGCGACAAAGTCATCCGCTTGAACCCGAAGCGCCGACCGCTGGTGGATACTTGCGGTACCGGCGGAGACGGGGCGGGCACCTTCAATGTTTCGACAGCTGCCGCATTTGTTGCGGCGGGAGCGGGGGTGGCGGTTGCGAAGCATGGCAATCGCGGCATGTCCAGCCTCTGCGGGAGCGCCGACGTCCTTGAGCAACTGGGCATCCGAATCGAGGCCGAACCCTCTGCAGTCGAGCAGTCGATTGACGAAGTGGGTTTTGGGTTCATGTTTGCACCTCTATACCACGGCGCCATGAAATATGCCGTCGGGCCGAGGCGCGAGATCGGCATTCGAACCGTTTTCAACATTCTCGGACCCATCTCCAATCCCGCGTTTGCCGATGCGCAGGTAATCGGGGTGTGCGATCGCAGCTTTCTTGAGCCGTTGGCTCATGTACTCAGAAATCTGGGCACCCGTCATGCGTTTGTGGTTTGCGGGGCCGACGGGCTTGATGAGATAACCGTCACTTCCACCTCGTTCATAGCGGAAGTCAGAGATGGAAAGGTGACGACCTATGAATTCGATCCCGCCGAATTGGGAATCAAGCGATCGCGGAGGGAGGCGCTGTCCGGAGGAGATCCGGCCGCCAACGCGAGAATCATCGAAGCTATATTGAAAGGCGAAGAAGGCGCCCGCCGCGACATCGTCCTCCTGAACGTTGCCTTCGCTCTTATTGCCGCCGGGAAAGTCGAATCTGTGGCCGACGGTATCGAAGCGGCCGCAAGCTCAATTGATTCCGGCGCCGCATTGGAAAAACTGCGGCGGCTGCGCGAGGTATCGGCGCGGTGA